ttctttactgaaaTGACACTGGAATAAATTAATCTCCATCTTGGATGATAGAgtattataaataaatgtgttgatATATCTGTTACCCTACACAGAGTGATGTCTCAAGCCAGATAGTTTAGTGAATTTTGAAAGGTTGTTTGGTAACTGTGCGGTTCccattaaaaacactgcaggaaaTGGATAAACACCAGATTAGAGAAGGAAGACAGTTAGACTTTCCAAAGAGTAAGCACATGACTCAGACCTGACAGATAAGAAATGTCAGCAGGCTGGTTTAGCAGTCAGTGAGGCCATCAGGTATCCTGGAGGTCAGTGCACTGGTTTACACTTTTGGTAAATCAGTAGCAAAGCTACCCAAAGCTGCATGGTACAAgtgctgttgtttatttttggtaATACTTTGGAGCAACTGCTGTACATTTGGACACAGGATCAGACTGGGAGGAATTAAATACCAGCAGGTACGATGAACCTGATTTCAACCATGCCAGTTTGAATCAGCCCATCATCTTCACACTGAAGGGAAAGAGTGATGCTGTCTACATTACAGTGTTCTGTCAGTTTGGTGATTGAAGAATACAGTGATGTCAACGCTTCAAACAAACGGGTGTCATTGTACAGGAAGTGCAGAATTGCTTGGAGTTCATACAGCACCTtaattaaagaataaatgaaattaGTCTTGGAGgataaaacacttttttgaacTGATGCCCTGTGCATGAAGTGATAATTAATGGTGTTCAAAGATACTAGGCAGAGAGTCTAAACAGACCATGGCAGCCAACTACCAGTTACTGGCATGATGAGACAAAGCAGGACTataaaatgttgcatttacTCTGGAATCATATTTGCTATCAGCCTTTCTAATGAAGCCCTCCCCACACAAGCTGAGTTAACATTGAGTCCAAAGTCCCAAAAAATAGGTATAATTACTGTATACCTGcttgctgtatttatttattttatttatttactgctcTGACGgactacacactacatacatacatacacacacacactgtacaccacGCACCTTAAATATGGCATTCTATTTGCACTGGACTctgcactggacttgaagtttcctcactgtgttttttattagcagtgtttttattattattcccaatatttattgcatgccttcGACCCTTTATCTTAAgtttgttgatgctgctggaactgtgaatttccaGTGTGaagtatctatctaatctatTTTTTAAGGGGGACAAACTACAGCATGACTGTACCCCTTCCAGTAAAATTTTGTTCTTCCTTGTATTATCTCCTCAaaagaatagttcaacattttggaaaatacacttatttacttttctGCTGAGAAATGGAAGAGAAGGTTGATACCACGCTCATATTTGTCTGTTAAAAATGAAGCTAGAGCCAGGAGACAGTCAGTGTAGCTTcgcataaagactggaagcagggggaaactcAGCTAGCCAGACTCTGATCCTGTAAAGCTTGCTAATCAACAAATTATGTACTGGGTTTGTTTGACCCACACAAAAATGACAAGCTGTTTTACACCTAGCCTGGCACTGTTCATGGGTGAAGCCTCTCAGTGACAAGACTCAAGGAGGTTGTTGCACCTGGCCAGGAAGTAGTCCAGCACATAACATCCCtaaatcattttgttgtttctccATGGATTTCACAAAACAGATGTAATGTGTTAGCTGCTTCCTCCCATTTCCAGTCATTATGCTCAGGTAAGCtaatgacagatgacagataTGAGTCTTCTGTCTGCagcaaatgaaataaatgttaaactatTTCTTATTTTGcccctttgatttttctttttgacttcTTCTCAGGTCTCATTGTGGGATCCTTGATGGTATGCTGGCTTCCCAACCAGATTCGCCGCCTTATGATGGCCGCTGTCCCCAAGTCCCGCTGGACTACTTCTTACTTCCAGAGCTACGTCAAACTTCACCCTGTGGCTGACACCTTCTTCTACCTCAGCTCTGTCCTAAACCCTTTCCTTTATAACCTGTCCTCCAGGCAGTTTAGGGAGGTCTTTGTCCAGGTCCTGCGGTGCCACCTCACCATCGAGCATGTGAACAAGCGAACCTTGCAGAGCTCCCATGCCGCTTCGGCGCGACTCCCTCCGACCCCTGCTGATGAAGTCCTTGCGTCGAAGCAGCCCAAACAGCGGCACCGTTGCACAAGAAAAAACTCCTCCAACCCTTACAACCTTTCAAAAGCAAAGTGATTCAGGGGTGTCTTCAAATACTCAGTCTACATCCCTCAGCCTGACTGAAGAGGCAGGTTCAGTTctcaaaacaaatacagatgaaCCATCAGAGACTGAAATATAATATGCTGTACAATTTAATGcaacacagtaaacagtaaaaacaaacatggcagaaacTGTTTAATTCAAGGACACTTGTACTGtgccattaaaaacaaatagagAGATGTTCCTTATATGCAGTAATCACAGTACAAAGTGCTAAGTCAGGAATTTCACTGACAGATCACGCTCAGCTGACAATTTGGCACAATAGAAAGCTTGATGCATTAGAATGACATGTAAAATTAGGGAATGTGAAATTTTTATCTAGTCAGAAAATGATTATACAAAAGCTCAAATATTCAGTTCAGCATGAAGGTCtcacaaactgaaataaaattaaaggtAACATAaggagtttttgaccactggTGGTGCTGTGGAGCACCAactaaatttgaatttgaattaaaCTGATGCATCATTTGGAGTTCCAAAATTACTTGTGAATGTATCGCAGACATCTCCTACTCTACAATAATGCATGACGACACATATATACACTCATAAGCTTGCTGGTGACACAAGATGCTTTCCTGTTGACTGCAGAGAGTGGAAATGTGTGGTGCATGCAAGACCCCAGGAAGAGCTGGCCCAAGAGATACTTTTCCCCTTAGGCAGGATGCCATATAGCAGAAAGACATCCAAAAAGCACTGTTCTTGGGTATGGTTTCTATGACAACAATATCATGACAACATATCACCACTGTCTTTGTAATAGACTACCATCTCCCATTTGCTTTTTTACTTCTATACTTCAGAGATTTTCAATTAGAAGTGCTTAGAGCTGCTGCACAAAAATAGTAGAGTGGCCTGTAAAACAACTAAGACAAATAATGTTGCCAGTCTTCTTGGGAAGACTCTCACACAGTAAGCATAACATGAACTGGGGACCACCTTGAAACCatcaaagaaaatgttattcaATTCCCTTATCACTTCTGTGGCATGCAAGCTATGTGATGTTCCTCAACTTCATGCTATTCCACTCTCTGACAGCTGATGGCGCTAACATCAAGAAACATAGCAGTGCATCAGAAAAGACGAACAGGAACacattcaacatgtttgttagaCCTCAAGGATACACAAAATGCCTTTTTgtaagaaacactgaatgtgaacacagctgtgtttgtttacgAGAAAACTCCACAGGTTACCTTTAAGGTTCAGGtcaatttcaaataaaactgtgatACAAAATGCTAAAACCAGcaagaaacacatttttcatatttcaactTGACCACTGCAAAAGCAACAAAATTTTACAATTCAtctaatcaatcaataatcatcaTAGTATCATAAGTTTAGCACATCAGATTGCCTCCTGTCATTAAGGATAACTTTAGAACTACTCTCCTTGTCATAAAGTATCTCTCTAAAGTAACTGGTGGGCAAAACTCCCAAAAAGCTGGTGTAGTCCGTTCTGGACAGTCACTGACAGCCGCTCTAGGTGTCCCTTATCTTACCAATTGCTCTCTTCATTACAGTTGCTCCGCCTCAATGTATACTTTTAATTTTAGTCATTAGCGTTGCAGAGATTATGTGGTGAGTAGTTTTGAAAAGGTTTGTGTATTTCAGCCTGCTCTTGTATCTCTGTGTATGGTATTTCTGAGCAGAATACAAGGCTGTTACAAAGAAAAGTTTCAGGACAAATTTTTTTATGGCTTGCACTGCATGTTTCAGAGCTGTCACTTTGATGAGATTATGTTGTACCTGTGAGGGGCTTGAGGGCTTAGGATGCTATAATCACTGGCATATCCAATACCTTTTTTTCATGACTGTACTTTTCTTTCCAGAATCATTAAACAATATCATTGTCATACATACCACACTCAAGTCTTTTTTAGTTCATAAATATGCTGTAAACTTGATGATTAATGGTATTCATATAGAATAAATCATGGAGTTATTTATTCAGGAGATCTTTTCCTAAGGCTGAgagaatgaatgatgaatgtgaACTTGCTTATCTTTCCTGCAATATGCCTTTTTTGACCTTGcagagtaaataaatacagacaaatgaGGATGAGACACCTGCTGTCCAATAAATAGCCAGAAGCTGTGTCATCCACGGCACTGTCCTTCACCTCACCTTACTCAACTCCACTTGCAGCTGCACCATGATTCTGTTTGTGACATGACATGTGATAAGAAGAATTCCCACCACTCAGTGTGGCGTTTGAACTTTGGAGGCAAGCTGCGACAAACAAGCAGGGGgagtaaagaaaacaaatactgtacaaagCTTCCACACATCTTACAGAATATGCCTTTCAAAATATGTATGTCTCAGCTTACACAGTTCCAGTTCATGTCTTCGGCACTGTCTGCAGCAGAACTTTTTATAATGCACATCTTAACTCAGTGTGTGAAGGCCTGTCAGCACAGGGTGGAGGACAGCAAGAGGAGGATgtagagagaaaacacagagtgaTGCGGCGTGGTCAGGGCGATGGCAGCAGAGTGTTGGGGTCGTTTCTTCTGGCGCGGTCCGTTACACAGCGGTGTGTTGCAGCAGGTGATGCACACTGAGTTGAGCTTGCCGGTGCAGAACTGCTGGTAGCCAGAAGAGGCGATAAGACAGGCTCCTGATGAGGCGCAGGACTTGCGGTAGTGTATCCCTGAAACAGGACAGACGTAAATGCATTAGGCTTGTAATGAGAGGATTagaaggtgtgtgtatgtgttggtgtgtgtgacagagagagagaacaatcTCATCAAGGGGATTTCAGTTTAAAGGGAAATAATGATTTTCAACATCTCTTTATAATTGGGCTAATGCTCCTAATGCAACTAATCATTACAGTTAGGTGTCTTCTGCGTGCCTGAAACACTCTGTCTCTTCAGTAGATACGCACATACTGTaagtgtcagtgtcagcagccAGTGTAGTATAATTAGTTCatgaatgaggaaaaacacagctctTGCTTCTTGCTTTTTAACTGCTTCAATGGATTTGACTTCTCTTTTTTGTGTTGAGCCAAACCAGCAGCACAGTGAGTTTCAGTATAATGAGTTACAATGTGGACTGTAAAACTAACACTTCTGAATGGGATTGAGGATATAGCACTTGTGCCCTCAGAAAACCAGCGGACCAGTAGAAGCACACAGCACATTAGGTGGTTATTCATACGAGCCAGACAAACACAAGAAATTGAGGAGTTACAGGGAGACACTGAGGCAGCAGCATGAAACACAAACCAGCAGTCAGtcaaccagcagcagcagcagcagctcttacTCAGATCATACAGACAGATCCATCCTGTGCCAAAACAGGTAGCGGGGATGAAGGTTTGGTTTCCTTCTAAGTCATTCCAACACTCGACCATGAAGCATTTTTCTTCTGCCGTACAATATATTttactgtgcacacacagggTGCACATGGGCGTATGAGCAATGCATTACATTTAAAGAATTCAAACGCAACCATCAACTCTGTTCTTAAACATGTCAAACTGTTTGACACATTGGAATAAGTGGAACATCAGCTGGTAATTGTGTCTCTGGTGCTGGACTACAGGACACCTACACAGCTGGGTTGTGTGACCCTTCCAGGACAACAGACCCTTTTAAAAGCCAAGATATTTTACATCTCATACAGCTCTCTTAGTAATTTAAATGGAATCTGAATAACATTTAGATATTTAATCAGTTACACCTTTAAATGTTTGAGAGAAAGTCCCTACAGTACAAGGAGGTATACAGTAAGAGAAGAGCATTAAAACTATTAGCATCTTTTACCTCTGAACTCTCAACTGAATTTACAGTTACAGGTTGATCAGCCACACTCTCGTGGTTTACctacacagatgtttttcttattcAGACTTTGACTGAATGATATCTGTCTTTACAGCTGCTGGTTTCCGTGGGACAATAGACTACATCTCAGTAAGACTTCAAATGCATCCCTGTCCGCCAGTTTAAGGGTCTTGGCTCACTGAAATGGCTTACTAGGACATCTTATTGAGCTGAGCCATCATTAAGGTTATTAGctttgcttttcctgctataTGAAGTTTGATGACCCTATGCATTCTTACCAGAGCTTCAACCACCTTTACCCTTagcagaggtctaatcagccagagCAACTTAAAACACCTCCCTACGCTTTTGATTTATCAGCCGAGCTGCATGCActaaaatttcattttcttcatagTGATATCAGACTTACAGATATAGCCGTAATAAACATGAATACAGTAAAGAGCACAAGAGTGAATGTACAACCATGAAATCTCCTATACCTAATAATAGCAATGACAAAATCCGATGGTGACAGGAGCAGGTGCCTTGGCCTGGATAGTGAGACATTTGGTTATGTCTCACAGCAATGCACATTCCTAATACTGTGCACTGCTTTGCAATTAGCAGAGGCATTTCATGACTTGAGTTACAGAAGTTTACCCTCCGGTGTTCATAATCTGGACTGAGAACGGCACTTCATGGTTCCTGTTGGCACTTTGAGCTAAACTCATTTGCATTCCCTCTCTTTAGACATTTTAACACAGTATGTAGcaatctctctctgtgcatTACTACCAAGTACTGCCTAGAATTTCATTAATTACCATCAATCAGTTCATGATCCTCACACATTCATTTATGAATCTTTTGTAAGGTCATTTATTGTGCATCCATCTGAGGCCATGAAGAGCTCCAAAAGCAGGTTAGTTTTTGTGAATAACAATATTAAGACTGAAAGACTCCTAACACCCACCAGGCTCTGTCTTATTTACTTTTACCTATTTATTTAATACTGtgcaaaaaatgaatgtgaggGTTGTGTGAGGTTTAGTGAAAGAAAAATTTCAAACTAATAGCTTAGAGCCATTTTCAGTGACTGTAATCAATTTCCAAAGATTCTCTGAGAAGCATTCATCTCAGAAAAGTTGACTTATCTCCACCAGCTATAATCCACATAACAATAAGGTTTACTTAGGCAGACTGGGAATTAAGGAGAAGACCCTCAGCTGTGACCATTTCAATTGGCAATATATTTTTCCCTCTATTTTGCACTATGAGCATTGATTTGACTTGAGAAGCTCGTTGGAACATGTCAAAGTTGTTTGTGAGATTACTGGAGGGAGGCTTTAACATTTGGCTGACATTTTACTTCAAAGAAATTTAGATATGAGCACATGACCTTCCAATAACCCTTGTAATgtttcactcctctctcctgccaGAGTGCAACAGATACAAGCACGGTAACACCCGGAGAACTGCATGTTCATTTAAATTGTGCATCCTCCCATGTATTATATACTGCAAATATCAGTGGGGGTCCCAGAAGGTGTTGAGTAATCCAGCGGAAACACGGTGTGATATGTCGCAAGGGCCTGGAAGGAAATGCACTGActcacactgtgtttttacCCTTAATTTTAGCTGTCTGACTCTTACTGGATGGCTGTGTGGATCTCTGTCAGTTTCTACTCAAACCTTAAAATAGCTGTTAATATTATGACAACTCAAGAAGAAAAGTGGGACAAATACGTGAAACAACTCAAAGTAAGAAAATCAAATGAT
This genomic window from Lates calcarifer isolate ASB-BC8 linkage group LG1, TLL_Latcal_v3, whole genome shotgun sequence contains:
- the LOC108897200 gene encoding ly6/PLAUR domain-containing protein 1 isoform X2; the encoded protein is MTHDCSTPEFIVNCTVNVQDMCQKEVLVKDDGIHYRKSCASSGACLIASSGYQQFCTGKLNSVCITCCNTPLCNGPRQKKRPQHSAAIALTTPHHSVFSLYILLLLSSTLC